From Ancylobacter pratisalsi, one genomic window encodes:
- a CDS encoding flavin reductase family protein yields the protein MDSRRFRQAMRLLAGHVCVITVGDGADSTGFTATSVTALSADGPTLLVSLNKSSSSWSAIEASPCFGVNILAGGHRHVAEAFSGFDGRKGGARYDGARWSHQPSGVWLPEDAMVAFDCALEEVIAHRSHAILIGLVRAVKAYDAQDPLVYWQGSYRRLTDSI from the coding sequence GTGGATTCACGTCGGTTCCGGCAGGCCATGCGCCTGCTGGCCGGCCATGTCTGCGTCATAACGGTGGGCGATGGCGCGGACAGTACCGGCTTCACGGCAACCTCGGTCACCGCGCTGTCCGCCGACGGTCCGACCCTGCTGGTCTCCCTGAACAAATCATCGTCCTCCTGGTCCGCCATCGAGGCCTCCCCCTGTTTCGGGGTGAACATCCTGGCCGGAGGCCATCGGCATGTCGCAGAGGCATTCTCCGGCTTCGATGGGCGCAAGGGCGGCGCGCGCTATGACGGTGCGCGCTGGTCGCACCAGCCAAGCGGTGTCTGGCTGCCGGAGGATGCCATGGTGGCCTTCGACTGCGCGCTGGAGGAGGTCATCGCCCATCGCTCGCACGCCATTCTCATCGGCCTCGTACGAGCCGTGAAGGCCTACGACGCACAGGATCCTCTTGTGTATTGGCAGGGCAGTTATCGCCGCCTGACGGATTCCATTTAG
- a CDS encoding transposase, with the protein MGKANFTEDFKHDAVPQIIERSYPVAEVAARLGISKYSLYEWRKR; encoded by the coding sequence ATGGGCAAAGCGAACTTCACCGAGGACTTCAAGCACGACGCGGTCCCTCAGATCATCGAGCGGAGCTATCCGGTTGCGGAGGTGGCGGCCCGGCTGGGTATCAGCAAGTACTCGCTCTATGAGTGGAGGAAACGGTAG
- a CDS encoding VOC family protein, translating to MKFASVRLIASDIKALVAFYELVTGQTADWLAPQFAEIVTPGATLAVGSAETVAAFAEGSAEPGANRTAILEFMVEDLDAAFERLSGKAELVHDRKLMPWGNRTFQVRDPEGSAVSIFMPFTDATKARFGSR from the coding sequence ATGAAGTTCGCCTCTGTCCGCCTCATCGCCTCCGACATCAAGGCGCTGGTCGCCTTCTACGAGTTGGTAACGGGTCAAACCGCCGACTGGCTGGCGCCGCAGTTTGCCGAGATCGTCACGCCGGGCGCGACGCTTGCCGTCGGCAGCGCGGAGACGGTCGCGGCTTTTGCTGAAGGGAGCGCCGAACCGGGCGCCAATCGCACCGCTATCCTAGAGTTCATGGTCGAGGATCTCGATGCCGCCTTCGAACGCCTGAGCGGCAAGGCCGAGCTGGTGCACGACCGCAAGCTGATGCCGTGGGGAAACCGCACCTTCCAGGTCCGCGATCCCGAAGGCTCGGCCGTCAGCATCTTCATGCCTTTTACGGATGCGACTAAGGCTCGGTTTGGATCTCGATAG
- a CDS encoding flavin reductase family protein, with product MSGPERYRLLASAVVPRPIAWVVTCTPDGTVNAAPYSFFNIFGADRPVLALGILARPDIPKDTATNIQATGEFVVNLVPFDLAEAMNITCIDAPPDVDEVELAGLVTVPSHAVRPPRIAASPVGFECRVMHVLETGPGQLLVVGEILHAHFAQDVLTGPAEHPRIDVRALDLIARMHGPSAYLRSRDMFDLPRPIWGETRARHSPTEQKE from the coding sequence ATGTCGGGCCCGGAGCGCTATCGCCTGCTGGCCTCGGCCGTGGTGCCTCGTCCCATCGCCTGGGTCGTGACCTGCACGCCGGACGGCACGGTGAACGCCGCACCCTATTCGTTCTTCAACATTTTCGGCGCGGACCGCCCCGTGCTCGCGCTCGGCATTCTCGCCCGTCCGGACATACCAAAGGACACCGCCACCAATATCCAGGCCACCGGCGAATTCGTGGTCAACCTCGTTCCCTTCGATCTGGCCGAAGCGATGAACATCACCTGCATCGATGCGCCGCCCGATGTGGACGAGGTCGAACTCGCCGGGCTGGTGACCGTGCCCAGCCATGCGGTTCGCCCGCCACGCATCGCGGCCTCGCCGGTCGGATTTGAATGCCGGGTGATGCATGTTCTGGAGACGGGCCCCGGCCAGCTTTTGGTGGTTGGGGAAATCCTCCACGCGCATTTCGCGCAGGATGTGTTGACCGGCCCCGCTGAGCACCCGCGCATCGATGTCCGCGCGCTCGATCTCATCGCGCGAATGCACGGGCCGTCCGCCTATCTGCGCAGCCGGGACATGTTCGACCTGCCTCGCCCCATCTGGGGGGAGACGCGGGCCCGGCACAGCCCCACAGAACAAAAGGAATGA
- a CDS encoding ABC transporter permease, with amino-acid sequence MDVKASAEALPVSTSGSGRVVFAKLFQSRSVRGGLGLLAFFAIWQALTGLGVVDGFLLPSPIAVGEALWHMALDGTLWIHLGASLRRVAVGFLLACIVGILLGLICGWWRPVADFMRPVIEALRPIPPLAWIPITILWFGLGDASSYFLVFLGAVFPAFVATYTAVRSLDRNQMNAALCLGATPWQLMWDVLIPASLPIILPGLRIALGIGWMCVVTAELIAAQTGLGYLIQQSRMLFQINNVVAGMVTIGLVGFAMSALLERVERRVNAWAPSERN; translated from the coding sequence ATGGACGTGAAAGCCAGCGCGGAGGCGCTTCCCGTCTCGACGAGCGGAAGCGGGCGGGTTGTGTTCGCAAAGCTGTTCCAGAGCCGCTCGGTTCGCGGTGGGCTGGGTCTGTTGGCCTTCTTTGCCATCTGGCAGGCGCTGACGGGGCTCGGCGTTGTTGACGGTTTCCTGCTGCCGTCTCCGATCGCGGTCGGAGAGGCGCTGTGGCACATGGCATTGGACGGCACGCTCTGGATCCACCTCGGCGCCAGCCTGCGCCGCGTGGCCGTGGGCTTCCTGCTTGCCTGCATCGTCGGGATCTTGCTTGGCCTGATCTGCGGCTGGTGGCGGCCGGTCGCCGACTTCATGCGCCCGGTGATCGAGGCGCTGCGCCCGATTCCGCCGCTGGCATGGATTCCGATCACTATCCTCTGGTTTGGGCTCGGTGATGCCTCGTCCTATTTCCTTGTCTTCCTTGGCGCGGTGTTTCCGGCGTTCGTGGCTACCTATACCGCCGTGCGCAGCCTCGACCGGAATCAGATGAACGCCGCTTTGTGCCTCGGGGCGACGCCATGGCAGTTGATGTGGGATGTCCTGATCCCGGCCTCGCTGCCGATCATCCTCCCGGGCCTGCGCATCGCGCTTGGCATCGGCTGGATGTGCGTGGTGACCGCCGAACTCATCGCCGCCCAGACCGGGCTCGGCTACCTGATCCAGCAGTCCCGCATGCTGTTCCAGATCAACAATGTCGTTGCCGGCATGGTGACGATCGGACTCGTCGGCTTCGCGATGTCCGCACTTCTCGAACGGGTCGAACGCCGGGTGAATGCCTGGGCTCCGTCCGAACGCAACTGA
- a CDS encoding TrmB family transcriptional regulator, with protein sequence MNLEEKLARIGITGTLYKLYLTAISLGGGSVTEVAARAGLARTTAHDALLKLEAEGLVKFVDQGKRRFVVARDPGILLERLESRRQMLEDVMPVLRSMYHHESGQPNVQFHPGAEGIRTTLWDTLSGDEKVLRATLSMKELMAEPGLEEMERYLTERARRGIWLKVIRSAERDVVPIWPSSQEHLRELRYAPNEHTLAMTCIIYGNKVCLISSARESYGLIIDSAEFAAFQASMFDAMWSLSTPSPQAL encoded by the coding sequence GTGAATCTTGAGGAGAAGCTTGCTCGGATCGGCATTACGGGCACGCTCTACAAGCTCTATCTGACCGCAATCAGCCTCGGTGGGGGCTCGGTGACAGAGGTGGCGGCCCGCGCCGGACTCGCGCGCACCACCGCCCATGACGCACTCCTGAAGCTGGAGGCGGAAGGTCTGGTCAAGTTCGTCGATCAGGGAAAGCGCCGCTTCGTCGTCGCGCGCGATCCCGGCATCCTGCTGGAGCGCCTGGAGTCTCGGCGACAGATGCTGGAAGACGTGATGCCGGTACTTCGCTCCATGTACCACCACGAAAGCGGGCAGCCCAATGTCCAGTTTCATCCCGGCGCCGAGGGGATCCGGACCACCCTTTGGGACACGCTCTCGGGCGACGAGAAAGTACTGCGCGCCACGCTCTCGATGAAGGAGCTGATGGCGGAGCCCGGCCTTGAGGAGATGGAGCGCTATCTGACCGAGCGCGCGCGTCGCGGCATCTGGCTCAAGGTGATACGCTCGGCTGAACGTGATGTGGTGCCCATCTGGCCGTCGAGCCAAGAGCATCTGCGCGAGTTGCGCTACGCGCCGAACGAGCACACGCTGGCGATGACCTGTATCATCTATGGCAACAAAGTTTGCTTAATCTCATCGGCCCGCGAGAGTTACGGCCTCATCATCGACAGCGCCGAATTCGCCGCCTTCCAAGCTTCAATGTTCGATGCAATGTGGAGCCTTAGCACCCCATCCCCACAAGCGCTGTGA
- a CDS encoding ABC transporter ATP-binding protein, whose amino-acid sequence MISSLAITLPVIPEQAASVPVTATSDIQMDIRDVRKVYGGDADNSVVALDGVTLRIRRGEFISLLGPSGCGKSTLLNILAGFQPVSSGQILQNGRTITKPDPSRTVVFQDYALFGWMTVQQNVEFGLKAKGMPRKQRAELARSLINMVRLNGFEEKYPHQISGGMKQRAAIARALAPDPDILLMDEPFGALDAQTRVLMQEEIARISSAAGKTVVFVTHGIDEAVFLADRVVVMSPRPGRVRQEVHVPLPRPRTAEMRSDPWFVSTVNDLWETLKPEWQKGE is encoded by the coding sequence ATGATCTCTAGTCTTGCGATAACCCTCCCGGTCATCCCGGAACAGGCCGCCTCTGTCCCCGTGACGGCGACCTCCGATATCCAGATGGACATTCGCGATGTCCGCAAAGTCTATGGAGGGGATGCCGACAATTCGGTGGTCGCCCTTGACGGGGTGACGCTGCGGATCCGGCGCGGCGAGTTTATCTCGCTGCTGGGCCCCTCCGGGTGCGGCAAGTCCACCCTGCTCAACATCCTCGCCGGCTTCCAGCCCGTGTCGAGCGGCCAGATCCTGCAGAACGGCCGGACCATCACCAAGCCCGATCCCTCCCGGACCGTGGTGTTCCAGGACTATGCGCTGTTCGGTTGGATGACAGTCCAGCAAAATGTCGAGTTCGGCCTCAAGGCGAAGGGTATGCCCAGGAAGCAGCGCGCCGAGCTGGCGCGGTCGCTGATCAACATGGTCCGGCTTAACGGCTTCGAGGAAAAATACCCCCACCAGATTTCCGGCGGCATGAAGCAGCGCGCCGCTATTGCCCGCGCGCTGGCGCCCGATCCCGACATCCTGCTGATGGACGAGCCCTTCGGCGCGCTCGACGCGCAGACCCGCGTGCTGATGCAGGAGGAAATCGCCCGCATCTCGTCGGCGGCCGGCAAGACGGTGGTCTTCGTGACCCATGGCATCGACGAGGCTGTGTTCCTTGCCGATCGGGTCGTGGTGATGAGCCCGCGACCGGGCCGGGTGCGTCAAGAAGTGCATGTCCCGCTTCCTCGTCCCCGTACGGCGGAGATGCGGTCCGATCCATGGTTCGTCTCAACGGTCAACGACCTTTGGGAAACGCTGAAGCCCGAGTGGCAGAAAGGGGAATAA
- a CDS encoding helix-turn-helix transcriptional regulator encodes MRRAERLFQIIQLLRRSTRPLTGAALAAELEVSLRTVYRDIAALMAQRVPITGEAGFGYLLAADYDMPPLMLTEAELEAIVLGAQWVSGSGDPLLSSAACDVLAKIATVIPAHLRPYVMAPSTGVPPRLNPMEEAVDAATLRDAIRSRSKLLLHYCAEDGTRTERTVWPVILGYSDTNRILIAWCELRQGFRHFRTDRMVAVETLDQPIPEPKSNLHRRWEAWRAAELGKSQ; translated from the coding sequence GTGCGTCGTGCCGAACGCCTCTTTCAGATCATCCAGCTTCTTCGGCGATCGACGCGGCCCCTGACCGGCGCCGCCCTGGCCGCCGAACTGGAGGTTTCACTCCGCACCGTGTACCGCGACATCGCGGCCCTTATGGCGCAGCGGGTACCCATCACGGGTGAAGCAGGCTTCGGCTATCTGCTGGCAGCCGACTACGACATGCCGCCATTGATGCTTACCGAGGCGGAGCTGGAGGCCATCGTGCTCGGCGCACAGTGGGTTAGCGGAAGCGGTGACCCGCTTCTCTCCTCTGCCGCGTGCGATGTTCTGGCGAAGATTGCCACGGTCATCCCCGCGCATCTGCGGCCATATGTCATGGCGCCGAGTACGGGTGTTCCACCGCGTCTCAACCCAATGGAGGAAGCCGTCGACGCGGCAACGCTGCGCGATGCGATCCGTTCGCGATCGAAGCTGCTTCTCCACTATTGCGCGGAGGACGGTACTCGGACCGAGAGGACAGTATGGCCGGTCATCTTGGGTTACTCGGATACCAACCGCATCCTGATCGCATGGTGTGAGCTGCGACAGGGGTTTCGCCACTTCCGTACTGATCGGATGGTCGCTGTCGAAACCCTCGATCAACCCATTCCAGAGCCGAAATCGAACCTACATCGCCGTTGGGAGGCTTGGCGGGCTGCCGAACTCGGCAAAAGCCAGTAG
- a CDS encoding LysR substrate-binding domain-containing protein, giving the protein MPHLRAMLAFELFGRTGSMTDAAAALGVTTGAISQHIRNLEGVLGVKLVHRHGNSVRLTLLGHSYHAQLSTGFGALRGAQDIIRAAKSNAVLTVSSLRSLATKWLGPKVFDWQGQNKKAKVRLIGDAAEPDLDREDIDYRVTYGPNATRHAQTAVLFTDYVVPVCAPQLLRDGAPRTPAELLHLLPLIGIEWPNPAGQSPNWTQWSQHVGLEMGEVVPHMTFSFSNAALDATLYGKGCALGQFSMVSDDIAAGRLIVPFDIRMRMPEPYYLAWSASAFEKPHSRTFHRWLTALGKAQDEAYGAGKG; this is encoded by the coding sequence TTGCCCCACCTTCGCGCCATGCTGGCATTCGAACTGTTCGGGCGCACCGGCAGCATGACCGACGCGGCGGCCGCGCTTGGGGTTACGACGGGCGCGATCAGCCAGCATATCCGCAATCTCGAAGGTGTTTTGGGCGTGAAGCTGGTGCATCGCCATGGCAATTCGGTGCGCCTCACCCTGCTCGGGCATAGCTATCACGCGCAGCTTTCTACGGGTTTCGGTGCATTGCGGGGAGCGCAGGACATCATTCGCGCGGCCAAGTCGAATGCGGTCCTAACCGTAAGCAGCCTGCGGTCGCTCGCCACCAAATGGCTTGGACCCAAGGTTTTCGACTGGCAGGGACAGAACAAGAAGGCGAAGGTCCGATTGATCGGCGACGCCGCCGAGCCGGACCTCGATCGCGAGGACATCGACTACCGGGTCACTTATGGCCCGAATGCCACCCGGCATGCCCAGACCGCCGTGCTTTTCACCGATTACGTCGTTCCGGTGTGTGCGCCTCAACTGTTGCGCGACGGCGCCCCGCGTACCCCTGCCGAGTTGCTTCACCTCCTGCCGCTGATCGGCATTGAATGGCCCAATCCCGCGGGCCAATCGCCGAACTGGACCCAATGGAGCCAGCATGTCGGGCTGGAGATGGGGGAGGTCGTGCCGCACATGACCTTCTCCTTCTCCAATGCGGCTCTCGATGCCACGCTGTATGGCAAGGGATGCGCACTGGGGCAATTCTCCATGGTATCTGACGATATCGCGGCGGGACGGTTGATCGTGCCCTTCGACATTCGCATGCGCATGCCCGAGCCCTACTATTTGGCCTGGTCGGCGTCGGCGTTCGAGAAACCGCACAGTCGCACCTTTCACCGCTGGCTCACCGCGCTCGGCAAGGCGCAGGACGAGGCCTATGGCGCAGGAAAAGGCTGA
- a CDS encoding ABC transporter substrate-binding protein — protein MTSRISRRRFGQLAAGLAASIPLATPSILSAQGADTVRMGWFNTTTVSAQIAHVLMRTDIAARNGLSMEMIQLAASPAITEALVSNACDVGTLSDFAAVTTMAIGAPVMTVASQARFRSAILTTKKSGITDLAGLKGKQVYGTFGITAFQNAQEAVIKAGLVPGKDITFVNVGPAEIADAVGAQRIDAFFTYDPFVSFFENAGLAQVISENPTPVIVLSVNNKFFQNKPDVLKRFLLANSQALFFASQNQDLVNGWFRSLEPAKNIPLEVLQKASSYDPAWNAKKFTDVRVALSPEQIAKIELLGKWGAEVELLPRVPDVPKFINTSIASAVDAEAAAQGFDPATVKILG, from the coding sequence GTGACCTCAAGGATTTCACGCCGCCGTTTCGGCCAACTGGCCGCAGGGCTCGCAGCATCGATACCGCTGGCGACGCCGTCGATCCTGAGCGCGCAGGGCGCCGATACCGTCCGCATGGGCTGGTTCAACACGACGACGGTCTCGGCGCAGATCGCCCATGTGTTGATGCGGACCGACATCGCCGCCCGCAACGGCTTGAGCATGGAGATGATCCAGCTTGCGGCCTCGCCCGCGATCACCGAGGCGCTGGTGTCCAACGCCTGCGATGTTGGCACCCTGTCCGATTTCGCTGCCGTGACGACGATGGCGATTGGCGCGCCGGTCATGACCGTGGCGTCGCAGGCCCGCTTCCGCTCGGCCATTCTCACCACCAAGAAATCCGGCATTACCGATCTCGCCGGGCTCAAGGGCAAGCAAGTTTACGGGACGTTCGGCATCACCGCTTTCCAGAACGCACAGGAAGCCGTGATCAAGGCGGGTCTCGTGCCCGGCAAGGACATCACCTTCGTGAATGTCGGGCCGGCGGAGATCGCCGACGCGGTCGGAGCGCAGCGCATCGACGCCTTCTTCACCTACGACCCGTTCGTCAGCTTCTTCGAGAATGCCGGCCTCGCGCAGGTGATCTCGGAAAATCCCACGCCGGTCATCGTGCTGTCGGTGAACAATAAATTCTTTCAGAACAAGCCGGACGTGCTCAAGCGCTTCCTGCTTGCGAATTCCCAGGCGCTGTTCTTCGCCAGCCAGAACCAGGATCTGGTCAATGGCTGGTTCCGCTCTCTGGAGCCCGCCAAGAACATCCCGCTTGAGGTTCTGCAAAAGGCGTCGAGCTACGACCCGGCCTGGAATGCCAAGAAATTCACCGATGTCCGCGTCGCTCTCTCTCCGGAGCAGATCGCGAAAATCGAACTGCTGGGTAAGTGGGGCGCTGAAGTGGAGCTGCTGCCGCGTGTGCCCGACGTGCCCAAATTCATCAACACCAGCATCGCCAGTGCTGTTGACGCCGAGGCCGCCGCGCAGGGCTTCGACCCGGCCACGGTGAAGATCCTCGGCTGA
- a CDS encoding carbon-nitrogen hydrolase family protein, which yields MPKIKVAAVQAATVPFDAAAATARTIKLIADVAATGAAVAVFPEAFIGGYPKGLDFGCSIGRRTPEGRVDFARYVRGAITVPGPEVEQLAAACAQHNIYAVIGVIERDGGTLYCTALYFGPEGLLGLHRKVMPTGSERLVWGFGDGSSLTVVDTPFGKLGGAICWEHYMPLMRAAYYAKGVQIWAAPTADDRESWVATMRHVAMEGRCFVIGACQVMRRSDFPEDYASRIEAGPDEWMMHGRSVIVGPLGEVLAGPLVDEEGILTADIDIDDLVGAKLDFDPVGHYARPDLFRLTVDESPRLPVSTLRDPVVVAAPVRDSSGIGG from the coding sequence ATGCCCAAGATCAAGGTCGCCGCCGTGCAGGCGGCAACGGTTCCCTTCGATGCGGCCGCCGCCACGGCGCGCACCATCAAGCTGATCGCCGACGTCGCCGCGACGGGCGCGGCAGTGGCGGTGTTTCCTGAGGCGTTCATCGGCGGGTACCCCAAGGGGCTCGATTTCGGCTGCAGCATCGGCCGGCGGACGCCCGAGGGGCGGGTCGATTTCGCACGTTATGTCCGCGGCGCCATCACAGTTCCCGGCCCAGAAGTGGAGCAACTCGCAGCGGCCTGCGCGCAGCACAACATCTACGCCGTGATCGGCGTGATCGAGCGCGACGGTGGAACGCTCTACTGCACGGCACTCTATTTCGGACCCGAGGGACTGCTCGGCCTGCATCGGAAGGTCATGCCCACCGGCTCGGAGCGGCTGGTCTGGGGGTTTGGCGACGGTTCGAGTCTGACGGTCGTCGACACGCCGTTCGGCAAGCTCGGCGGCGCGATCTGTTGGGAGCACTACATGCCGTTGATGCGCGCGGCCTATTACGCCAAGGGCGTGCAGATCTGGGCGGCGCCGACCGCCGATGACCGCGAGAGCTGGGTCGCCACGATGCGCCATGTCGCGATGGAAGGGCGCTGCTTTGTCATCGGGGCCTGCCAGGTGATGCGGCGCTCGGATTTCCCGGAGGACTATGCCAGCCGCATCGAGGCCGGTCCGGACGAATGGATGATGCACGGCCGTTCGGTTATCGTTGGGCCGCTCGGTGAGGTGCTGGCGGGTCCGCTGGTAGACGAGGAGGGAATCCTTACCGCCGACATCGACATTGATGATCTGGTCGGCGCCAAACTGGACTTCGATCCGGTAGGCCATTACGCGCGACCCGACCTATTTCGCCTGACCGTCGATGAAAGCCCACGCCTGCCGGTGTCCACGCTGAGGGATCCTGTCGTCGTAGCCGCCCCGGTGCGCGACAGCTCCGGCATCGGGGGGTGA
- a CDS encoding LLM class flavin-dependent oxidoreductase, whose translation MARADKIKLGTFCYTYGFHPAAWRHPASDVHAANEFEHFRDIAKKSEAAKFDFMFLADSPAAGVGDPDALARSPTKANRFEPLSLISALAVATERLGLVATVSTSYYEPFNVARIFASIDQLSKGRACWNVVTSDHDETGYNFNREGLDPHAIRYARGAEFVDVVFGLWDSFERDALVLDRASGVYYDKDKVHTLNHKGSHFQVRGPLNIAPSAQGRPVIAQAGASEAGMQLAARTAEIVFSLASNIDRNRAFYQNVKGRMPAFGRNPDDLKIMPGVVINVGETRAEAQAKVDFLIDQLHPDVGLLMLGEFLEADLSGVPLDKPFPMERLPESPKGSKAMFEELVDFVKQGRTVGELVRHYAEKHTGNGITGTPTEIADFMEEWFETRAADGFILMFPTLPASLDDFVKLVLPELRRRGLFREDYEGATLRENLGISMPENRYTARRRLNPHSA comes from the coding sequence ATGGCCAGAGCCGACAAGATCAAGCTCGGAACGTTCTGTTATACCTATGGTTTTCATCCCGCTGCTTGGCGACATCCGGCCAGCGACGTCCATGCGGCCAATGAATTCGAACATTTTCGCGACATCGCCAAGAAATCGGAAGCGGCGAAATTCGATTTCATGTTCCTGGCCGATTCGCCGGCCGCTGGCGTGGGCGACCCCGACGCGCTGGCGCGGAGCCCGACCAAGGCCAACCGCTTCGAGCCGCTCTCGCTGATTTCCGCACTTGCGGTCGCGACAGAGCGCCTCGGCCTCGTGGCGACCGTCTCGACCAGCTATTATGAGCCGTTCAACGTCGCGCGTATCTTCGCCTCCATCGACCAGCTCAGCAAGGGGCGGGCCTGCTGGAACGTCGTCACGTCGGATCACGACGAGACCGGCTACAATTTCAACCGCGAGGGCCTCGACCCGCATGCAATTCGCTACGCGCGCGGCGCCGAGTTCGTCGACGTGGTTTTTGGCCTGTGGGATTCCTTCGAGCGCGACGCGCTGGTGCTCGATCGGGCAAGCGGGGTCTATTACGACAAGGACAAGGTTCACACGCTGAACCACAAGGGCAGCCATTTCCAGGTGCGCGGCCCGCTCAATATCGCCCCGTCCGCGCAGGGCCGGCCCGTCATCGCGCAGGCCGGCGCCTCGGAAGCGGGCATGCAGCTTGCCGCCCGTACCGCCGAGATCGTCTTCTCGCTCGCCTCCAATATCGACCGCAATCGCGCCTTCTACCAAAACGTCAAAGGGCGGATGCCCGCCTTCGGCCGCAACCCGGACGATCTGAAGATCATGCCCGGTGTCGTCATCAATGTTGGCGAAACCCGTGCGGAGGCGCAGGCCAAGGTCGATTTCCTGATCGACCAGTTGCACCCCGATGTCGGCCTCTTAATGCTCGGCGAATTCCTTGAAGCCGACCTCTCGGGCGTGCCGCTCGACAAGCCCTTCCCGATGGAGCGCCTGCCGGAATCGCCGAAGGGCTCCAAGGCGATGTTCGAAGAGCTGGTCGATTTCGTGAAGCAAGGCCGGACCGTCGGTGAACTGGTGCGGCACTATGCCGAGAAGCACACCGGCAACGGCATCACCGGCACGCCCACCGAGATCGCCGATTTCATGGAGGAATGGTTCGAGACCCGCGCCGCGGACGGGTTCATCCTGATGTTCCCCACACTGCCGGCGAGCCTCGACGACTTCGTGAAGCTGGTCTTGCCGGAATTGCGCCGCCGTGGCCTGTTCCGTGAGGACTATGAGGGTGCCACGCTGCGAGAGAACCTCGGCATTTCCATGCCCGAGAACCGCTACACCGCGAGGCGTCGTTTGAACCCGCATTCCGCCTGA